A window of Coprobacter tertius genomic DNA:
AGAAAGAAACGGCATTGCATCTTCGATTATCGGAGGATGGAAATTTATCGATAATCGATTGGTCGAAGAATATGAAAAAGAAAATGAAAGCGAAAGGAAAATAAAAAATAAAGAAAAAGAATTGAAAGATATCAAAGAAGAAAGCGCATGAAAGAAAAGAAAATACTGGTACTCGGTGTAGGAAATCTCGTTCTCAAAGATGAAGGTGTGGGAATACATACCATTCAAGTTCTCGAAAAAATGGATCTGCCTCCAAATGTAGAAATACTTGACGGGGGAACAGGAGGTATTTTTCTTATAGGGACTTTACAAGAGTATGAACATGTAATTATGATAGATGCGACTCTCGACACGAACAAACCAGGTACAATAAGAAGGTTAAAGCCTAAATTCTCTTCAGACTATCCAATTCTTTTAAGTGCCCATGAAATAGGACTAAAAGATATGATAGATGCTATGTTGGTCCAGGAAAAAATCCCTGATATAGATCTATTGGCAGTCACAGCTAAAGAAGTACAAGAAATCGGAATGCAACTCTCCCCTGAAGTAGAATCTGCTATTCCCGAGATTATTTTAAAGGTCTTTTCTATAATCAACGAAATAAAAAGCTATAATTAAAGCAACAGAACCAATAATATATTTAATCGAATTTTACCGGTTCTATTTTCCCCATTAAAGATAAAATTTGCCGTTGTCTTTTCAATATATATTGAGAAGGATGTGCTGAACTATATTTAATCGGATTAGGCAATGTTGCCGCAATAAGTGCGCATCGTGCCCTCGATAATTTATCGGCGGTAATATCGAAATATTCTCTGGCAACAGCTTCTGCTCCATAAATATTTTTCCCCATTTCGATCGAATTCAAATAAACTTCCATAATACGCTTTTTACCCCAAATATGTTCGATTAAAAAAGTAAAATAAACTTCTAACCCTTTCCGGATAAATGAATGCCCTGGCCATAAAAAAACATTTTTTGCCGTTTGTTGAGAAATAGTACTTGCCCCTCTGGGCCTTTTACGTGTCTTATTTTCTTCGATCGCTTTTTGTATCTGGACGAAATCAAATCCCGAATGTTCCATAAACAAATTATCTTCCGAAGCTACAACAGCCTGAGATAACCAATGAGAAATGTTTTCTAATGAAACCCATTTATGATGCCATATAGGAGATTCTCCCTTTGAAATATTCTGTACACTCCTAATTACCATTAACGGAGTTATATATACAGGAATGAAACGGAGGAGTACTACTGATCCGATAGAAGATGTAAAAAAAACAATAAGAGCAATTTTTATAATACGTCGTATAAGTTTCATCTCGGAATATTTCTGTATTGATATAGAAAAACGATGCAAACGTAAAAAAAGTTTTTCTGAAAATACACTGAGTTTACCGATTAATTTTCCGTAATAAAGAGCAAAAAATAAGGATTATCATATTTTTAGCACGATAATCCTTACTTTGAAATCTATATTAAAGCTAACTCACTTAATTTCAATCTTTAATGGATGATTACAGAATTCTGAAAATCGGGCAAGGTACGCATCCCAATCTAATTTACTATTGTAGCCGTATTTACTCCAGCCGGCACCCCAATAATAAGTATAGTTACTCCCGGGTACATAATTATTGATAGCTAATAAATGGCCATCAGCACCCCTCTGAATAGCTTCCTTTTTATCGAAGAAAAGAGTCTCAACCCGGCTAATTCCTCCAGGAATAACTACTCCTACATATATTTTCCCATTATTGTTTTTAGGATTATCGGTAGGATCTACATAAGAAATATAGCCGTCTTTAATATTAATGGTATAATCAGCTATTCCTTTGGCTTCATGTAAAACAATACCCGCTGCTAATGGAATTTCTTTTGTTAATCCAGTATAATTTATTATAGTTTTATTCAATTGAGAGCCGGCATCGAGGGATATGATCCGAGTTTCTACAATTCCTGATTCTCCAAATGCGATGATCGGTTCGTAAACTAATTTTACAGTAAATCGTAAGGGTCCTTTATCTAATATTTCATACGTCTTGTAACAATAAGGATAAATAATCGTATTATCTGACATCAAAGCCGCTGTACCTGCTCCTAAAGTTGGGCCGACTTTATAACAATCGAGTCCGTTTCCATGATCTACATGATAAGATACAGAACGATATAACGAGTCGGCAGCTGCAGGGTTTTTCTTCTTCAGAATTTTGATCTTTGCTTTTATTTCAGGATTCAATTCATTTGCATATCTGTCTTCTATTACCAGATCGGGAACAGATTTTACCCAAATATCATAACCATATGCTTTCTCTCCTGTTGCTTGTAACGCAGGGCCATAAGTTCTGAATGCTATTTTGTCATTTTCCCAAGCAATATCATCTTCTCTTTCAGAAAATTGACGACCGTAAACCTTAGACTTAAAATGCTCCGGAATACCTTTTGTAATGTTATAAGATAAACTTTCCCCCGCTTTAACTGATACGGGAAATATCAGTTTACCATCATATGTCACCTGATATATGCATTGTTTACCATTATTATCAACAAGAATAAAAGATTCTTTATCAGACAATTGTAATTTATCTCTCACTTCTTTAACTGAAATTTCCACATTCTCATTTTCTCGGTCAAATGAAGAATCGTTAGAAATCCGGATATTTACTTTCTCTTTATTGGAGCATGAGAATGCTAAAATAGCTACCAAACACAAATATAATATCTTTTTCATAGGAATATTTGTAATAAAATAAACCTTACTTCCTTATAAAATAAAGGAGGCAAGGTCTATATTGTTGTTTTATATTTAATTATCAAGGTTGTTTACCAATATAAGCCAGTATTCCCCCATCGACATAAAGAATATGTCCATTCACGAAATTCGACGCCTCTGATGCTAAAAATACAGCTGGTCCCATTAAATCTTCAGGAGTCCCCCAACGAGCTGCCGGTGTTTTAGCAATAATGAACTGATCGAATGGATGACGGCTTCCATCGGATTGTATTTCACGTAATGGAGCCGTTTGTGGAGTGGCAATATAACCGGGACCGATTCCGTTACATTGAATATTATATTCTCCATATTCAGAGGCAATATTGCGAGTCAGCATTTTTAATCCGCCTTTTGCGGCTGCATATGCCGAAACGGTTTCTCTTCCGAGTTCGCTCATCATCGAACAAATATTAATAATTTTACCATGTCCCTTCTTTATCATACCGGGTAAAACGGCTTTTGACAATATAAAAGGTGCGTTCAGATCTACATCGATCACTTGACGAAAATCTGTAGCTGACATTTCTAACATGGGAATGCGCTTAATGATTCCCGCATTGTTTACTAAAATATCGATGACGCCTACTTCTTCTTCGATACGGGCAACCATCGCATTTACTTCATTCTCATCCGTAACATCACAGACATATCCATAAGCCTTTATCCCTTCAGCATCATAGGCAGCAAGACCTCTTGCCACAAGATCGGCTTTAATATCGTTGAAGACGATTTTCGCTCCAGCCTTTGCAAAAGCCGAAGCTAATGCAAAACCAATTCCATAAGAAGCCCCTGTTACCAGGGCAATCTTCCCTTTTAATGAAAAGTTTACCATAAAATCTTATTCGTGTGTTTCTATTAATTAAATATTTTGTTTAACGCAATTCAGTATTTTTGTAAAAATCCTGATCTCCATAATCGAGATTTTCGCCACCCATTCCCCATATAAATGTATAATTACTTGTTGCGGCCGCAGAATGAATCGACCATTCGGGAGACAAAACTGCTTGTTCATTTTGCATCCATATATGACGTGTTTCTTTTGGTTCTCCCATAAAATGACAAACAGCATTGCCCTCAGGTAGTTCAAAATAAAAATAAGCCTCCATTCTTCGACTATGCGTATGAGCTGGCATCGTATTCCATACACTACCTGGCTTCAACTCTGTCATTCCCATTTGTAGCTGGCAAGTATCTAAAACCTGTGAAACCAACATTTTATTTATATTCCGGTGATTCGACCCCTCCATTGAGCCCATTTCTGCAACAATAGCCTCGTTTTTCGTAACTTTCTTATCGGGATATGTTTTATGTGCCGGTGCCGAATTAAAATAAAATTTAGCTGGATTTTTATGATCTAAACTTTCAAATACAACAGTACGTTCACCAGCACCCAAATATAATGCTTCTTTATAATTCAGATCGAAATTTACATCCCCGACTTTTACTCTACCGGGGCCTCCGACATTAAATATACCCAATTCCCTGCGAGATAAAAAATGAACGGCTTTCAAAGGATCGATAGATTCCAACAAAAGGTCCTCATCTACAGGCTTAGCTCCTCCAACTATTAGTCGATCATACATTGAATATACCATATTTACTTCATTATCTACAAATAATCTTTCGATAAGAAAATCTCCACGAAGCCGTGTAGTATCATAGCTTTTTGCGTCTCGAGGATCACAAGCATATTTTAATTCATAATTTGTTTTCATAAATCTTTGCTATTTATATATTTTTATTCTAAACCCATCTTATAATCTTACAAATATAAAATAAATAAGTTCAAAATGCGTAATCGATTGCACAAATGTATAAAAAAATATTTTCCAACCAACTTCTAAATCTACTTTTTATACAATATTACCATTTCAAAGAAGATTTACGTACTACCAAATTTGTATCCAATACCATATGTTCAATACTATGCATATTATCAGGATCAGCTATTTTCGATAATAATAATTCAGCTACATTTTTCCCCATTTCATTATTTCTCTGATCAACAGAAGATAAAGGAGGATCAACAAAAGAATCAAACGGTTCATTTGCAAAGCCGACAACTGCAATATCTTCAGGAACACTTAAACCACCATCTTTTAATGCATGGATTAATCCGATTGCGGAATAATCTCCTGCAGAAAATACACCATCGGGACGAACGTGCATATCAAGAATTTTTATCCCTGCTGCCTCTCCGGTAACTAATGTAATACTGTTTTCTATAATAAGTTCTGGCATCATCTTTAATCCGCTATCCTCCAATGCTTTTAAATACCCTTCGTATCTCTGACGATATACACTGATAGATAAAGGACCAGCCAAATGAGCAATACGCTTACAACCTTGACTAATTAGATGACATACTACCTTATAAGCAGCCGTAAAATTATCTACTTCAACTGTACAACTGACATGCGAAAGCGGAACACGATCAAAAAAGACGAGCGGAATTCTATTTTTCATCACATTTTCGAAATGGCTGTAATCAATCGTCTCCGATGCAAGAGATACCGCAAGACCATCTATTTTTTTAGCCATCATCGTTTTTACAATCGATTTTTCATCCTCATATTTTTCATTAGACTGAGACACGAGCACCCCGTAACCGTTAGCATAAGCTACACTCTCGATTCCTCCAATCACCGAAGAGAAAAAATGTCGATCAATACGGGGCACAACGACACCGAGTACAAGTCCTTTCCCTGTTCGTAAATGATGAGCTACAGGATCGGGATGATAATTCATTTTTTCAGCTAACTCCAAAACCGCAGCTTTCATCTTAACACTTATACGGGGATGATTTTGCAAAGCCCTCGATACAGTAGATGCAGATGTATTTAGCTCTTTTGCAAGATCATATATCGTAACTTTGCGTAAATTACCCATTCAATTTATTTTTAAATATTTCGCTACAACCCACTTATTTCGCACGGTTTTATATTCAAATGCCAATCTGTTTCTTTCAGCCTCTTCATTTATCAATATTAAATCATCACTATAAAAACCGCTGAAATATATGATAGAATTTCGATGCATACACGATACATAATATTTCATGTCATTTAACAAAATATTACGATTGATATTAGCAAATATCACATCAAAAGATTCCATATCCAGCAATTCTACCCCACCCTGTTTAACTGTTATATTAGAAACGTTATTTAATGTAATATTTTTACATGCATTTTTATGAGCAAAAGCATCGATATCTATAGCGGTTACTCTCGATGCACCTCGCATAGATGCCAAAATACCGAGGATAGCTGTTCCGCATCCCATATCAAGAACTGTTTTACCGTTCAAATCAATTGAAAGTATTTCTTCGAGCAACAAATATGTCGTTTCATGACTTCCCGTGCCAAAAGCCATTTCCGGATCTATTTTTATATCATATTCAACATCTGGAATATCGTTATGAAAAGAACTATGAATTACACAACGGTTTCCGATAATAACCGGTTTAAAATAGTTCTTCTCCCATTCTTTATTCCAATTTTCACCTGGTATACGGGAAACATCGAAAGTAATCAAATTGTCCATCGGATAATCTGAAAAAATGCTTTCTATATTCCCTAGATCAAGAGATTCGAAAGGAATATAAGCTTTCAATCCATTACTATCAGACACAAAACTCTCAAAACCGATGTCGGCGAGCATTGCGCTAAGAATATCTGTTGCTACTTCGTTATAAGGCTTTATTTTGATATTTACTTCCGCATAATCATTCATAAAAACAAATTTTGGTTCGGAATTTTTAACTTTTCATCCGCTCGAGTAATCTCGGATACATTATATCGCGTACATGAGCGTAATCAGGATACATATCGAGTATTTTCTTATATGCAGCCTTAGCTGCTTCCAAATTATTCAGCTTTTCCTCTACCAGCCCGATCGAAGTCAGTAATTGTATATACATCCAATTATTTTTCATATATTTCGGATTCAATTCCATTATCTTCAATGCTTTCTTATATCCACTCAATGCTTTCTGCTTATCCCCTCCAAATATTTCAGGCATATATAACTGGATATTCGAATGCAATATGATTACCTCGGGATTACCGGGTGCCAGGGCATAAGATTTTTTTGATTTAGACAGCATTCCTTTTGCCAGTACCGTTGCTTTTATCGGAGATAAAGCTATTTGAAAACCGGTAAGATTAGATATAAGCCCCAATAAAACAGCATTATCCGGATTTTTTATATATAATTCATCAGCAAGCTTCATTGCTTTTGTAAGACATTTCGAAGCCTCATCCTTTTCTTTTTTATCAATAAGATGACCTACAAGACCATAATAATAATTCAATATTTCCAATTTATCATCTGTTGTCTTAAAATTAACGTCCGAATTCATTTTATCGATAAGACTTTGCCATTGATTCATTTTTCCATTAATATATAATTTAAAAGCAGTAGCTTTATAATCTATCGCAGCATCGGCCAACAAACTTGTTATCATAAACATGAATAAAAGTAATATCTTTTTTATCATAAGGCTCTTTTTATTAGTGTCTATTTTGTTAAATTCAATCAGCAAAGATAGTAAATTAAAATCTCAAAATAAAAATACATTTCCCGACTTGTGACTATATTCCTATTGGTTTAATTAAATAAATATACACAACTCGGAGGATATTATTTTTCTAATAATTCGACTAATTTCTGTACAAGTTCATTTCCCTTAAGATTATTAGCGACTATCTTACCCGAAGGGTCAATCAACACAGTATGAGGGATTCCTTGAATAGCATACAACATAATAACTTCGGAATCCCAACCTTTAAGGTCGCTCATTTGCGGCCAAGTTAAATGATTGTCATGTATGTATCTTAACCACTCCTGCCTGTTATTATCAAAAGAAACCCCTATCAATTCAAATTTATCACTTTTAAAACGATTATATATTGCTTTCAACTCAGGCATTTGTTTACGGCATGGCCCACACCATGATGCCCAAAAATCAATCAAAACATATTTACCATTACCTATATAATCCGATAATGTGACCTGATGACCGGAAGGATTTTGCATAACAATATCGATATAAGGCATGCCGGGTTCAACATTCTTTGTTCGTTCTAATAAGGCCTCGAAAGACTTTATCTCATGATTTTTGCGAAAATAAGGTTCACTGGTAGAAATAATCTCCCTTTGCTCCTGTGGGTCAAACAAAAAACTGTTCTGAATAAACACAAAAACACCGCTTATATTCCCTGTATTCGAAATAATATATTTTTTCGTAAGAATCTTAAGCTGGTTCTCCGTATCTGAAAATGCTTTTTTCATGACAGTTACCAAACTGTCGTTAAGTACACCGCTAATATAAGACGTTAGGTAATCGCGACTCAACACTTGTAACGTATTCTCAATTTGTAGCCTTTTCGTCATATACCTCTGAAATATATCGTTCAGAATACTTCCCGATATAACCGATAAAGTATCTATTTCAGCCTCTAATTCACCATTTTCAAGAACAAATAATAATGGAGAATAAGAACGAGCCTCCTTTCCTATTACAGATATAACAGCCATAGTCGCACTATCCTGTCTTCCTTTAAAGATAAAAGATCCGTTTTTAATCTGTACGCTATCTACTCCGACAAATGTATTTCCGGCTTGTTTTTGTAAATAAGCCCAATCACCATTAGCCGCTTTATCGACCGTACCCTGAATAACATAACTTTCGGTACATGAATACAGAGTAAATACAGTTGTAAAGAACATGACAATTTTGTTATACATAATCTCTTCTATTTATAGAATTATGCATAAAAAACAAATGACTTGTAATAATAGTTTGTAGAGAAAGGGGGATTAACGTATATGAATTATCGACGAAACAAACGACGGAGTTTTCGTATCATACGTATACCCAACATTAACCCGTCGAAAATGGCAAAACCTTTTGTAAAACCGCCTACAATAGCTGCAGGAGAAACAGACATTCTGAATACTGATGTCATTTTTTTATAGGAAGCTTGTATAACTGCTTCTTGACGTGAAATCTGTTTTTTCAATTCCCGTTTTCGGTATACCAGATATTCCAATGTCATTTGTGTATCATGTTGCTGAATATTTTCCATCGTCATATAATTTTAATCCTCCGTGTCTTTTTTTAGAAAAAGATCTGCTAAAAAACGCACAATTGGATTGATAATAAGAGATTTACGAAATGAAAAAACTATTGCCAAAATCAAAAGAAAGATGCAACCTATTATAGTAAAGCTCATTGCAATTCCACCAACGTAAGGAGCCAGCACATATGCCAACGCAAACAGTAAGTAAAATAAAGCTCCGGTACCTAAAACAATAAGTAGTGTCAGCAATAAGAATGAAGAAATCAAAATCGTAAGTTTCTCCACTCCTTCTATTTTTAGCATATCTCGTTGCAAGAACAAATATGTTTTTACCTCTTCAATCAATTGATGCAACTGATTCTTGGATGTTTCGGGTTCGGACATGTCTTCTAATTTTAATAATACAAAGCAATTATTGCCGCTCTATCGATAGGACGGCGGCAATAACTGTGTTACATTTCATTCTGCAGTCCCGGGTTTCAATTCTTCTGTAATCTGATCAACCAGATCACTCATGTCTTGATGACTCAGTTTAATACCTTTTTCACGTAAAAGTTTATTAATACGATTACGCGTATCAACACCTTTTTCAGGAGCAAAAAGTACTCCTAGTGCAGCACCGACTGCGGCACCACCTAAAAATGCAAATAAAACCGATAAATTTTTCATGTCTTCAGTTTTTAGTGTTATTACAAATATAACATAAAAACATGTGATCATACCCTCTTTGTTCGGAAAATACCTCTTTTTTGAATAATTTTTACATCTCGTTTCTGTAAAAAAAACAACAAGAGGAAAATAGATAAAATTATACGTAATATAGACTAAAAGAGAGTTTACATAAGACCGTATAAAATAGTAAAAGTGTTATCTTTGTGGTCCAAAATAAAAAACAGATATGCCAGAAAATAATATATTTATAAAAGGTGCCAGAGTAAATAATCTGAAAAATATTGATATCGAAATTCCTCGAAACAAACTGGTTGTTATTACAGGGTTGTCAGGATCGGGAAAATCATCATTAGCTTTCGATACCTTATACGCCGAAGGTCAACGACGGTATGTAGAAAGTTTATCGGCATATGCACGTCAATTTCTGGGACGAATGAGTAAACCCGAATGTGATTTTATTAAAGGTATTCCTCCTGCAATCGCTATCGAACAAAAGGTAAATACGAGAAATCCAAGATCTACAGTAGGCACTTCAACCGAAATTTATGATTATCTACGGCTGTTATATTCACGTATCGGGAAAACAATATCTCCGATATCGGGCCAAGAAGTAAAAAAACATCAGGTAGAAGATGTGATTCGCTGTATGCAATCATACCCGGATAACACCCGCTTTACAATTCTTACTGCTCTGCATATTCCTGAAGGTCGTTCTTTAAAAGCACATCTCGATATATTAATGAAAGAAGGATATAATCGGATAGAGTTTAACAACGAAATTATACGTATCGAATCTCTCGACGAGAAAAAAAATTCTTTTAGACCGGAAGAAATACGCCTTTTAATCGATAGAATGAGTAGTTCTTCATCTAAAGAGACTATAAGCCGATTGGCTGATTCGATTGAAACTGCTTTTTTTGAGGGAAATGATGAATGTATTCTTAAATTTTATACAGAGGATGGCGTTAAAGAGCATTTTTTTTCGAAACGTTTCGAAGCCGACGGTATTATTTTCGAAGAGCCGAATGATTTGATGTTCAGTTTCAATAGTCCTATCGGAGCCTGTCCTACTTGCGAAGGATTCGGGAAAGTCATAGGAATAGACGAAGATTTGGTTGTCCCCAATAAAGCTCTTTCTGTATTCGAAGACGCAGTAGTTTGTTGGAAAGGTGAAAAAATGAGTGAATGGAAAAAGAAACTTATCAAAGTATCGGAAAAAATAGGATTTCCAATACATCGTCCTTATTACCAACTAACCGAAAAAGAAAAAGATTTGCTTTGGCATGGGAATCACGATTTCGAAGGAATAGACGGTTTCTTCAAAATGCTCGGAGAAAATCAATATAAAATACAATACAGAGTAATGCTTGCCAGATATCGTGGCAAAACAATTTGCCCTGTATGTAAAGGAGGTCGATTAAAGCCTCAGGCACAGTATGTAAAAATCGGTGGTAAATCGATCTCTGAATTAGTACAACTACCCATATCGGATTTAAAATCGTTTTTTGAATCATTGCAACTCGGTGAATATGATGCCGCAATTGCAAAAAGATTATTAACGGAGATAAACAGTCGTATTAGCTTTTTACTTGATGTTGGGCTCGGATATCTTACGTTAAACAGACTTTCCTCGTCTCTTTCGGGAGGTGAAAGCCAGCGTATAAACTTAGCCACGTCTTTAGGAAGCAGTCTCGTCGGTTCGCTATATATACTCGATGAACCCAGTATAG
This region includes:
- a CDS encoding hydrogenase maturation protease, which codes for MKEKKILVLGVGNLVLKDEGVGIHTIQVLEKMDLPPNVEILDGGTGGIFLIGTLQEYEHVIMIDATLDTNKPGTIRRLKPKFSSDYPILLSAHEIGLKDMIDAMLVQEKIPDIDLLAVTAKEVQEIGMQLSPEVESAIPEIILKVFSIINEIKSYN
- the mtgA gene encoding monofunctional biosynthetic peptidoglycan transglycosylase — translated: MKLIRRIIKIALIVFFTSSIGSVVLLRFIPVYITPLMVIRSVQNISKGESPIWHHKWVSLENISHWLSQAVVASEDNLFMEHSGFDFVQIQKAIEENKTRKRPRGASTISQQTAKNVFLWPGHSFIRKGLEVYFTFLIEHIWGKKRIMEVYLNSIEMGKNIYGAEAVAREYFDITADKLSRARCALIAATLPNPIKYSSAHPSQYILKRQRQILSLMGKIEPVKFD
- a CDS encoding DUF4861 domain-containing protein, which codes for MKKILYLCLVAILAFSCSNKEKVNIRISNDSSFDRENENVEISVKEVRDKLQLSDKESFILVDNNGKQCIYQVTYDGKLIFPVSVKAGESLSYNITKGIPEHFKSKVYGRQFSEREDDIAWENDKIAFRTYGPALQATGEKAYGYDIWVKSVPDLVIEDRYANELNPEIKAKIKILKKKNPAAADSLYRSVSYHVDHGNGLDCYKVGPTLGAGTAALMSDNTIIYPYCYKTYEILDKGPLRFTVKLVYEPIIAFGESGIVETRIISLDAGSQLNKTIINYTGLTKEIPLAAGIVLHEAKGIADYTINIKDGYISYVDPTDNPKNNNGKIYVGVVIPGGISRVETLFFDKKEAIQRGADGHLLAINNYVPGSNYTYYWGAGWSKYGYNSKLDWDAYLARFSEFCNHPLKIEIK
- a CDS encoding gluconate 5-dehydrogenase, with translation MVNFSLKGKIALVTGASYGIGFALASAFAKAGAKIVFNDIKADLVARGLAAYDAEGIKAYGYVCDVTDENEVNAMVARIEEEVGVIDILVNNAGIIKRIPMLEMSATDFRQVIDVDLNAPFILSKAVLPGMIKKGHGKIINICSMMSELGRETVSAYAAAKGGLKMLTRNIASEYGEYNIQCNGIGPGYIATPQTAPLREIQSDGSRHPFDQFIIAKTPAARWGTPEDLMGPAVFLASEASNFVNGHILYVDGGILAYIGKQP
- the kduI gene encoding 5-dehydro-4-deoxy-D-glucuronate isomerase, with amino-acid sequence MKTNYELKYACDPRDAKSYDTTRLRGDFLIERLFVDNEVNMVYSMYDRLIVGGAKPVDEDLLLESIDPLKAVHFLSRRELGIFNVGGPGRVKVGDVNFDLNYKEALYLGAGERTVVFESLDHKNPAKFYFNSAPAHKTYPDKKVTKNEAIVAEMGSMEGSNHRNINKMLVSQVLDTCQLQMGMTELKPGSVWNTMPAHTHSRRMEAYFYFELPEGNAVCHFMGEPKETRHIWMQNEQAVLSPEWSIHSAAATSNYTFIWGMGGENLDYGDQDFYKNTELR
- a CDS encoding LacI family DNA-binding transcriptional regulator → MGNLRKVTIYDLAKELNTSASTVSRALQNHPRISVKMKAAVLELAEKMNYHPDPVAHHLRTGKGLVLGVVVPRIDRHFFSSVIGGIESVAYANGYGVLVSQSNEKYEDEKSIVKTMMAKKIDGLAVSLASETIDYSHFENVMKNRIPLVFFDRVPLSHVSCTVEVDNFTAAYKVVCHLISQGCKRIAHLAGPLSISVYRQRYEGYLKALEDSGLKMMPELIIENSITLVTGEAAGIKILDMHVRPDGVFSAGDYSAIGLIHALKDGGLSVPEDIAVVGFANEPFDSFVDPPLSSVDQRNNEMGKNVAELLLSKIADPDNMHSIEHMVLDTNLVVRKSSLKW
- the prmA gene encoding 50S ribosomal protein L11 methyltransferase — encoded protein: MNDYAEVNIKIKPYNEVATDILSAMLADIGFESFVSDSNGLKAYIPFESLDLGNIESIFSDYPMDNLITFDVSRIPGENWNKEWEKNYFKPVIIGNRCVIHSSFHNDIPDVEYDIKIDPEMAFGTGSHETTYLLLEEILSIDLNGKTVLDMGCGTAILGILASMRGASRVTAIDIDAFAHKNACKNITLNNVSNITVKQGGVELLDMESFDVIFANINRNILLNDMKYYVSCMHRNSIIYFSGFYSDDLILINEEAERNRLAFEYKTVRNKWVVAKYLKIN
- a CDS encoding TlpA disulfide reductase family protein; the encoded protein is MYNKIVMFFTTVFTLYSCTESYVIQGTVDKAANGDWAYLQKQAGNTFVGVDSVQIKNGSFIFKGRQDSATMAVISVIGKEARSYSPLLFVLENGELEAEIDTLSVISGSILNDIFQRYMTKRLQIENTLQVLSRDYLTSYISGVLNDSLVTVMKKAFSDTENQLKILTKKYIISNTGNISGVFVFIQNSFLFDPQEQREIISTSEPYFRKNHEIKSFEALLERTKNVEPGMPYIDIVMQNPSGHQVTLSDYIGNGKYVLIDFWASWCGPCRKQMPELKAIYNRFKSDKFELIGVSFDNNRQEWLRYIHDNHLTWPQMSDLKGWDSEVIMLYAIQGIPHTVLIDPSGKIVANNLKGNELVQKLVELLEK
- a CDS encoding phage holin family protein, with product MSEPETSKNQLHQLIEEVKTYLFLQRDMLKIEGVEKLTILISSFLLLTLLIVLGTGALFYLLFALAYVLAPYVGGIAMSFTIIGCIFLLILAIVFSFRKSLIINPIVRFLADLFLKKDTED
- a CDS encoding YtxH domain-containing protein is translated as MKNLSVLFAFLGGAAVGAALGVLFAPEKGVDTRNRINKLLREKGIKLSHQDMSDLVDQITEELKPGTAE
- the uvrA gene encoding excinuclease ABC subunit UvrA, with the translated sequence MPENNIFIKGARVNNLKNIDIEIPRNKLVVITGLSGSGKSSLAFDTLYAEGQRRYVESLSAYARQFLGRMSKPECDFIKGIPPAIAIEQKVNTRNPRSTVGTSTEIYDYLRLLYSRIGKTISPISGQEVKKHQVEDVIRCMQSYPDNTRFTILTALHIPEGRSLKAHLDILMKEGYNRIEFNNEIIRIESLDEKKNSFRPEEIRLLIDRMSSSSSKETISRLADSIETAFFEGNDECILKFYTEDGVKEHFFSKRFEADGIIFEEPNDLMFSFNSPIGACPTCEGFGKVIGIDEDLVVPNKALSVFEDAVVCWKGEKMSEWKKKLIKVSEKIGFPIHRPYYQLTEKEKDLLWHGNHDFEGIDGFFKMLGENQYKIQYRVMLARYRGKTICPVCKGGRLKPQAQYVKIGGKSISELVQLPISDLKSFFESLQLGEYDAAIAKRLLTEINSRISFLLDVGLGYLTLNRLSSSLSGGESQRINLATSLGSSLVGSLYILDEPSIGLHSRDTNLLINVLRKLQELGNTVIVVEHDEDIIKAADYIIDIGPLAGRLGGEVVYQGDLSHLKKASGSYTVKYLTGEEQIDVPEYRRPWNRSITVEGAAHNNLKGIDVTFPLNVVTVVTGVSGSGKSSLVRDVLYRALVRHYDESSELPGTFNKLSGDIDSMQHIEFIDQNPIGKSSRSNPATYLKAYDEIRKLFAEQQSAKQMGFNPAFFSFNVEGGRCEECKGEGTITVEMQFMADITLECESCHGKRFKQEILEIEYRGKNINDVLDMTINQAIEFFSEQPGSTEKKIIKRLQPLQDVGLGYIKLGQSSSTLSGGENQRVKLAYFLSNEKQEPTIFIFDEPTTGLHFHDIKTLLKAFNALIDKGHTVIIIEHNMDVIKCADYIIDMGPEGGNCGGYLVCSGTPEEVAKCTESYTGEYLKDKLKK